Proteins co-encoded in one Juglans regia cultivar Chandler chromosome 16, Walnut 2.0, whole genome shotgun sequence genomic window:
- the LOC109004324 gene encoding uncharacterized protein LOC109004324 — protein MNATNDEWGCTIEQFNRMHPPTFDGRGDATLAEDWIQDNEEILRVINCTDVHKVLYSAFKLMGEAKRWWISKRTIREAEGTKIVRWLHFKQIFLERFFPTFVRDDKAMEFANLVQGAMSVHQYSARFIELSRFAAYLIPDEEKKARKFEQGLNEKIYERIVGFQIQNFLELMDKATVFEWSLQRSATLLEQRKRTAPQGSQSAVDQGPWKKRNDGSSLGQKQMQVNQSNSLCKFCNRAHTGECRREMGACFRCGKTGHLIRECPLLLTDNKKPNPHPGSQQANQGNNQRRMGPAQVFALTYEDAENDNNKITGFKLGAFDYTILF, from the exons ATGAATGCGACAAATGATGAATGGGGATGTACCATAGAACAGTTTAATCGAATGCATCCTCCCACCTTCGATGGTCGGGGCGACGCAACCTTAGCAGAAGACTGGATCCAAGATAATGAGGAGATACTCCGCGTTATAAACTGCACGGACGTACATAAGGTTCTATACTCTGCTTTCAAACTAATGGGAGAAGCAAAAAGATGGTGGATTTCTAAAAGAACCATCAGAGAAGCGGAAGGGACGAAAATAGTCCgttggctgcacttcaagcagatctttCTGGAACGCTTTTTCCCAACCTTTGTTCGAGACGACAAGGCTATGGAGTTTGCTAATTTGGTACAGGGAGCTATGTCAGTACACCAGTACTCAGCTAGATTCATTGAGTTATCACGCTTTGCTGCATATTTGATCcctgatgaggagaagaaggctcGTAAGTTTGAGCAAGGGTTGaatgaaaagatttatgaacgaattgtgggctttcaaattcaGAACTTTTTAGAGTTGATGGATAAGGCCACAGTATTTGAGTGGAGCCTTCAAAGAAGCGCAACACTACTGGAACAAAGGAAGAGGACTGCGCCACAAGGGTCTCAATCTGCAGTGGATCAAGGGccgtggaaaaagagaaatgatgggaGCAGCTTGGGGCAAAAGCAAATGCAAGTAAATCAATCGAATAGCCTCTGTAAGTTTTGTAATCGTGCACATACTGGAGAGTGCAGAAGGGAAATGGGGGCATGTTTTCGATGCGGTAAGACTGGACATCTTATCAGGGAATGCCCTTTGCTGCTGACAGACAACAAGAAGCCTAACCCACATCCAGGTTCCCAACAAGCGAATCAGGGTAATAATCAACGTAGAATGGGACCGGCCCAAGTGTTCGCACTGACATATGAAGATGCTGAGAATGACAACAATAAGATCACAG GATTTAAGCTTGGAGCTTTTGATTATACTATATTGTTTTAA